In a genomic window of Methanoregula sp. UBA64:
- a CDS encoding PAS domain S-box protein has protein sequence MDETPPERICSLLQQNPKGLSIEEVSRHLALNRTTSAKYLNALVNSGQAELRTIGRAKVFTLCQRVPLTRILDLISNPILVLDRDLEILEANCALQEWFGIPSEDLFRKRLDQTPLNSRLSGPFYEAVQGAFAGTGSICETAFERRGTLHSFRARFIPLVFGEGKPGAAIIFEDITEAKLIRSALEKDAVERTDALAATNTRLLRKIEEHNQTLSALRESEARFRRIFEAANEGIWVGDSSFTIVSCNQKAAEMLGYTQPEDLIGRNYSSFIFPEDLPDHILKMSDRSRGICDRYERRLRRKDGSACWTLISTSPVISAEGFISSTLAMITDISALKMVEQDLEKKKQHYELLLQTSTDAIHVVDNEGNLKEWNAAFLKHLGYSAAEAASLNARDWDVCSLGNGLRRRILSHTLGEEIRFETCHCTKEGIIKEVEVCATRFLINGVTMIYASARDITERKKIEHELKSRADWNRTLSESVGGILWETDENGMYRNCSPAIEGILGYTPGEVIDRMHYYDLFPEQERAALRAAAERHFASRKPFRSFRNRLIAKDGQSLPVETTGIPVFSPQGSFTGYRGIDLVLPDGEPVSDARRRKPVQKRKTVTGDRKKKKT, from the coding sequence ATGGATGAGACCCCCCCGGAACGTATCTGTTCCCTGTTACAGCAGAATCCCAAAGGACTCTCCATCGAAGAGGTCTCCCGCCATCTGGCCCTGAACCGGACAACCTCGGCAAAATATCTCAATGCCCTGGTCAATTCGGGCCAGGCCGAGCTCCGCACTATCGGACGGGCAAAAGTGTTCACCTTATGCCAGAGGGTCCCCCTTACCCGTATCCTCGACCTCATCTCCAATCCAATCCTTGTTCTCGACCGGGATCTGGAGATCCTTGAGGCAAATTGTGCCCTGCAGGAATGGTTCGGGATTCCCTCCGAAGACCTGTTCCGGAAACGTCTTGACCAGACTCCGCTCAACAGTCGCCTGTCCGGACCGTTCTATGAGGCAGTTCAGGGAGCATTTGCCGGGACGGGAAGCATCTGCGAAACAGCGTTTGAACGGCGGGGCACACTCCATTCATTCAGGGCCCGGTTTATCCCGCTGGTTTTTGGGGAAGGAAAACCGGGTGCCGCGATCATTTTTGAAGATATCACGGAAGCAAAGCTTATCCGGTCCGCTCTGGAAAAAGATGCCGTTGAGCGGACCGATGCACTTGCGGCAACAAACACCCGGCTTTTAAGGAAGATCGAAGAGCACAATCAGACACTGTCCGCACTCCGGGAGAGCGAAGCACGGTTCCGCCGTATCTTCGAGGCTGCAAATGAAGGGATCTGGGTGGGGGATTCTTCGTTTACGATCGTTTCCTGCAACCAGAAAGCGGCCGAGATGCTGGGGTATACGCAGCCGGAAGATCTTATCGGCCGGAATTATAGCAGTTTCATCTTCCCGGAGGATCTTCCTGACCATATCCTGAAAATGTCCGACCGTTCACGGGGTATTTGCGACAGATATGAACGCCGGCTGCGCCGAAAAGACGGTAGCGCCTGCTGGACACTCATATCAACGAGCCCGGTTATCAGCGCTGAAGGCTTCATCAGCAGTACGCTCGCAATGATTACCGATATTTCCGCATTAAAAATGGTTGAACAGGATCTAGAAAAAAAAAAGCAGCACTATGAACTGCTGCTCCAGACCTCCACTGATGCAATCCATGTTGTGGATAACGAGGGAAACTTAAAGGAATGGAACGCTGCATTCCTGAAACATCTTGGATATTCAGCAGCTGAAGCTGCATCCTTAAATGCAAGAGACTGGGATGTATGCAGTCTGGGCAATGGGCTCCGCAGGAGAATACTGTCCCACACATTAGGTGAAGAGATCCGTTTTGAAACCTGCCATTGCACCAAAGAAGGGATCATCAAGGAGGTTGAAGTTTGTGCTACCCGTTTCCTCATTAATGGGGTTACCATGATCTATGCATCTGCCCGGGATATAACGGAACGGAAAAAAATCGAACATGAACTTAAGTCCCGGGCAGACTGGAACAGAACATTATCTGAATCAGTTGGGGGCATTCTCTGGGAGACCGATGAAAATGGCATGTACCGGAACTGCAGCCCGGCAATTGAGGGTATTCTTGGGTATACCCCCGGTGAAGTCATTGACAGGATGCATTATTATGACCTGTTCCCGGAACAGGAGAGGGCCGCACTCCGGGCTGCGGCAGAACGGCATTTTGCGTCCCGCAAACCCTTCCGGTCCTTCCGCAACCGGCTCATCGCAAAAGACGGGCAGAGCCTGCCGGTCGAGACCACCGGTATCCCCGTGTTCAGCCCGCAGGGCTCTTTTACCGGGTATCGCGGCATCGACCTTGTCCTGCCGGATGGTGAACCTGTGTCCGATGCCAGAAGAAGAAAACCGGTACAGAAAAGGAAAACCGTAACCGGCGATCGGAAAAAAAAGAAGACTTAA
- a CDS encoding methyl-accepting chemotaxis protein, which yields MSEDIAQIKRLETALFEQNPYPSTLWTKNLKIADCNAAFVELTGFPRDRLLSMTAKDVKVISASGEGFEEAERFKRAVKGECVFDFPSGQKTVVRNTIPIFDESGNIENILTIYRDVTGERAAEREVEARQVRSAKAMDYMRNEVNTMSALYQKMAEGDLTVRYKITNPDEDTKEVHDQIVRLRDAVRGIVVSLETNIRDVNGKMTDLTSSADTATSSIEDGSKGVQQIAQNATKVSTNAEKAAQGIDQIAKAMQDMSAAVEEITSNMESVSNLAKQANDLSRSGATLAGNAEKSMQSISTSTGHVYDIVSEVEKQMGEITKIVVIIRELANQTNLLALNAAIEAARAGDAGRGFAVVATEVKSLAQESRNSAERIEEMISVLTKSTQQASQAMDEARSTVEQGSGMVTETLHSFNKIADAVEKVTASTSEVAAATQEQAATTEEVTASVSEVSAIVEQTAKEAGDAAAATEESSAALDEITRMIQNVDKIAKEAMEANRKFKVD from the coding sequence ATGAGTGAAGATATTGCACAGATAAAACGACTTGAAACAGCGCTCTTTGAGCAGAACCCGTATCCGTCGACTTTGTGGACAAAAAATTTAAAAATTGCCGACTGTAACGCGGCATTCGTTGAACTCACCGGCTTTCCCCGGGACCGGTTATTGTCAATGACCGCCAAGGATGTCAAGGTTATCTCCGCATCCGGCGAGGGATTCGAGGAAGCCGAGCGGTTTAAGCGGGCAGTGAAAGGCGAGTGCGTCTTTGACTTCCCGAGCGGCCAGAAGACCGTTGTCCGCAACACCATCCCGATCTTCGATGAATCGGGAAATATCGAGAATATCCTCACGATCTACCGCGATGTGACCGGGGAACGCGCCGCAGAAAGAGAGGTCGAAGCACGCCAGGTACGGTCTGCAAAGGCCATGGACTACATGAGAAACGAGGTCAACACGATGAGTGCCCTCTACCAGAAGATGGCAGAGGGGGACCTTACCGTCCGGTATAAGATAACCAATCCTGACGAGGATACCAAAGAGGTCCACGACCAGATTGTCAGGCTCCGCGACGCAGTCCGGGGAATTGTTGTCAGCCTTGAGACAAATATCCGCGATGTCAACGGGAAGATGACCGACCTTACCTCCTCTGCAGACACTGCGACAAGCAGCATTGAGGATGGATCCAAAGGCGTCCAGCAGATCGCGCAGAACGCAACAAAGGTCAGTACCAATGCAGAGAAGGCTGCACAGGGCATCGATCAGATCGCAAAGGCCATGCAGGACATGAGCGCGGCAGTCGAAGAGATTACCTCGAACATGGAGTCTGTTTCAAACCTTGCCAAGCAGGCAAACGATCTCTCCCGCAGCGGTGCAACCCTTGCCGGCAATGCAGAGAAGAGTATGCAGAGCATCTCAACTTCGACCGGCCATGTCTATGATATCGTCTCCGAGGTCGAGAAACAGATGGGAGAGATCACAAAGATTGTCGTGATCATCCGCGAACTCGCAAACCAGACCAACCTGCTTGCCCTCAACGCAGCTATCGAGGCTGCCCGGGCCGGCGATGCAGGCCGTGGCTTTGCAGTCGTTGCAACCGAGGTCAAGTCCCTTGCCCAGGAGTCGCGCAACTCGGCAGAACGCATCGAGGAGATGATCTCCGTTCTTACCAAGAGCACCCAGCAGGCCTCGCAGGCAATGGACGAGGCACGGAGCACGGTCGAACAGGGCTCGGGCATGGTAACCGAGACCCTGCATTCGTTCAACAAGATCGCCGATGCTGTCGAGAAAGTGACGGCAAGCACGAGCGAGGTTGCAGCAGCCACCCAGGAGCAGGCGGCAACAACCGAGGAAGTAACCGCGAGCGTGAGCGAGGTCTCTGCCATTGTCGAACAGACCGCAAAAGAAGCCGGCGATGCTGCCGCAGCAACCGAGGAATCCTCAGCAGCCCTTGACGAGATCACCCGCATGATCCAGAATGTCGACAAGATCGCAAAAGAAGCCATGGAAGCCAACCGCAAATTCAAGGTTGACTAA
- a CDS encoding chemotaxis protein CheW produces MAAGSTTPSPSAKERSQGERKGSIQVVEFALGKEYFAIDLFDVKEVVEYTTITRLPNVPGYVRGIIDLRGEITTIIDLKHRLHITDASTVAAESSRIIVLDETVTNTKIGILVDDVTSVSTFEGDQVDYTSVSISNEDTAIIGIIKRKIKVKDKEKNELIIWIDIRRLLADIETTA; encoded by the coding sequence ATGGCAGCGGGAAGCACGACCCCCTCACCGTCCGCAAAGGAGCGTTCGCAGGGGGAGAGGAAAGGGAGTATCCAGGTAGTCGAGTTCGCCTTGGGTAAGGAGTACTTTGCCATCGATCTCTTCGATGTCAAGGAAGTGGTCGAGTACACTACGATCACCCGGCTCCCCAATGTCCCCGGTTATGTCCGGGGGATCATCGATCTCCGGGGAGAGATCACCACCATCATCGATCTCAAGCACCGGCTCCATATCACGGATGCCAGCACGGTGGCAGCAGAATCCTCCCGGATTATCGTCCTTGACGAAACCGTCACCAACACCAAGATCGGGATCCTCGTTGACGACGTAACATCCGTTTCAACCTTTGAAGGGGACCAGGTGGATTATACCTCGGTCTCGATAAGCAACGAGGATACTGCGATTATCGGGATCATCAAACGCAAGATCAAGGTAAAAGACAAGGAGAAGAACGAACTGATCATCTGGATCGATATCCGGCGGCTGCTCGCCGATATCGAAACAACTGCCTGA
- a CDS encoding response regulator, protein MVTLLYVDDEPALLEIGKLFLESQEDFQVETLPSAKLALERLGCTQRYDAILSDYQMPEMDGIEFLKEVRRKYGEVPFILFTGKGREEIVIQAINNGADFYVQKGGEPKSQFAELAHHIRAAIERRTAIDSLRHSEQRLADIIDFSPNPMFAIDKKGEVILWNKAIAELTGVPSDRMLGKGEYEYGYALYRRRRPMLADLILAEDAAFEKEHYLYTLCENRTLTAEAILTKDDGTEIHLWGKASRLYEPSGDCAGAIETLTDITRLKETEAKLKKAYDQQTRILEEFQKRAALTRENYQSVLRSDAPETSHEACPDRLSQKKPARSPRHPQKE, encoded by the coding sequence ATGGTAACCCTGCTCTATGTGGACGATGAACCGGCCCTGCTTGAGATAGGAAAGCTGTTTCTCGAATCGCAGGAGGACTTTCAGGTAGAAACGCTCCCGTCTGCAAAACTGGCGCTCGAAAGACTCGGCTGTACACAGCGGTACGATGCAATCCTCTCCGATTACCAGATGCCGGAGATGGACGGGATTGAGTTCTTAAAGGAGGTACGCCGCAAATATGGGGAGGTCCCGTTTATCCTCTTTACCGGGAAAGGCCGGGAAGAGATCGTGATCCAGGCCATCAACAACGGCGCAGACTTCTATGTCCAGAAAGGCGGGGAGCCAAAATCCCAGTTCGCCGAACTGGCGCACCATATCCGTGCGGCAATCGAGCGCCGGACCGCGATTGACAGTCTCCGCCATTCCGAGCAGCGGCTTGCCGATATCATCGATTTTTCCCCGAACCCGATGTTTGCCATCGACAAAAAGGGGGAAGTCATCCTCTGGAACAAGGCAATTGCGGAACTTACCGGCGTACCTTCAGACAGGATGCTCGGGAAAGGGGAGTACGAGTACGGATACGCCCTGTACCGCAGAAGACGGCCCATGCTTGCCGACCTGATTCTTGCAGAAGATGCAGCGTTCGAGAAGGAACACTACCTCTACACCCTTTGCGAAAACCGGACGCTTACTGCCGAAGCCATCCTGACAAAGGATGACGGTACCGAGATCCATCTCTGGGGAAAGGCCAGCCGGCTCTATGAGCCTTCAGGGGATTGTGCCGGAGCCATCGAAACTCTCACGGACATCACCCGGCTCAAGGAGACCGAGGCAAAGCTGAAAAAGGCGTACGACCAGCAGACCCGCATCTTAGAAGAGTTCCAGAAACGGGCTGCCCTGACCCGGGAGAATTACCAGTCGGTTCTTCGGAGTGATGCGCCGGAGACGTCGCACGAGGCCTGCCCGGATCGGTTATCGCAAAAAAAGCCCGCCCGTTCTCCCCGCCATCCGCAGAAGGAATAA
- the aroC gene encoding chorismate synthase: protein MNTFGNNFRVTTFGESHGPAVGCVIDGCPARLALSAADIQPLLDRRRPGASPLASARDETDRVEILSGVFEGKTTGTPIALLVRNRDVHSADYETIKVKFRPGHADFTYQEKYGIRDFRGGGRSSGRETVGRVAAGAVALKVLAEKGITVKSRIVSVHAKTDPAGIEQEILAAKAAGDSVGGIAEITATGCPAGLGDPVFGKLDAAIAGALMGIGAVKGVEIGDGFAVAGRFGSENNDGMTQMGFTSNHAGGILGGISSGQEIVARIAVKPTPSIAKVQQTRDIHGNATEIAVGGRHDPCIVPRILPVAEAMLALVLIDAVLEEEKYR, encoded by the coding sequence ATGAACACCTTTGGCAACAATTTCAGGGTTACTACGTTTGGCGAGAGCCACGGGCCCGCGGTAGGCTGTGTTATCGACGGCTGTCCGGCCCGGCTCGCGCTGTCCGCCGCAGATATCCAGCCGCTTTTGGACCGGCGCCGGCCCGGGGCCTCCCCCCTGGCTTCGGCGCGGGACGAGACCGACCGGGTCGAGATCCTCTCGGGAGTCTTTGAGGGAAAGACCACCGGGACACCCATAGCGCTTCTTGTCAGGAACAGGGACGTACATTCCGCCGATTACGAGACGATCAAAGTGAAGTTCCGGCCCGGCCATGCCGATTTCACGTATCAGGAAAAGTACGGGATCCGGGACTTTCGGGGCGGGGGCCGGAGCTCGGGACGGGAGACCGTTGGCCGCGTTGCAGCCGGCGCAGTGGCCCTTAAAGTCCTTGCCGAAAAAGGGATCACCGTGAAGAGCCGTATCGTCTCCGTCCACGCAAAGACCGATCCCGCCGGGATCGAACAGGAGATCCTTGCAGCAAAGGCAGCCGGCGATTCGGTTGGCGGGATCGCGGAGATCACGGCCACCGGCTGCCCGGCGGGACTTGGCGACCCGGTCTTTGGGAAACTCGATGCAGCAATTGCCGGCGCACTCATGGGGATCGGCGCGGTAAAAGGCGTTGAGATCGGCGACGGTTTTGCGGTTGCCGGGCGCTTCGGGAGCGAGAACAACGACGGCATGACACAGATGGGATTTACGAGCAACCATGCCGGCGGTATCCTTGGCGGGATCTCGAGCGGCCAGGAGATCGTGGCAAGAATCGCGGTAAAGCCCACCCCCTCGATTGCAAAAGTCCAGCAGACCCGTGACATCCACGGGAATGCAACGGAGATCGCGGTCGGTGGAAGGCACGACCCCTGCATTGTGCCCCGGATCCTTCCTGTGGCCGAAGCAATGCTTGCGCTCGTGCTTATCGATGCGGTGCTTGAAGAAGAGAAATACCGGTAA
- a CDS encoding shikimate kinase, translated as MKRIVLTGYRGTGKTAIGTLLAEKLGVPFIDTDALIRARTGISISEIFRRDGEETFRALERQEIAGLPTENAVIGTGGGSVNDPANMEHLRRKSTCVLLKSDYATIERRLSHTPRPPLTDLPLKEEIRKMIDRRRRQYAASADFCVDTSRTSPEQAADRILNLLKNGSTAASEREAACRWFLTGKVPNAERGKIEELLTGPSRDVRTRILGIAGWPAAHSRSPHLFNRLFARYDLDYHYTWFEDSSIETILRVARDIDAKGLSVTIPFKQDVIVHLDKIDRAAEQIGAVNTVVFSCGIARGFNTDWIGIEKPLAGYKGKRAVLLGAGGVAAAAAYALIDLGMEVTILNRTFEKAQQLAERFGCTAKPLDAFDKIGPDLVVNATPLGMQPDMTSPLRADQLKKEMTVFDLVYTPPLTPLLRAAQKAGCTTIPGTDVFVYQAKDQFRLFFGIDVPDAAIREILA; from the coding sequence ATGAAGCGGATCGTGCTTACCGGCTACCGGGGGACGGGCAAGACCGCGATCGGGACCCTCCTTGCAGAAAAACTCGGCGTGCCGTTTATCGATACCGATGCGCTCATCAGGGCCCGGACCGGGATAAGCATCTCCGAGATCTTCCGACGCGACGGGGAAGAGACGTTTCGGGCGCTCGAACGCCAAGAGATCGCCGGCCTCCCGACAGAAAATGCCGTTATCGGTACCGGCGGCGGCTCGGTCAATGACCCGGCAAACATGGAGCACCTGCGAAGGAAGAGCACCTGCGTGCTCCTCAAATCCGATTATGCCACCATCGAGCGCCGGCTCTCCCATACCCCCCGGCCGCCGCTCACCGACCTGCCGTTAAAAGAGGAGATCCGCAAAATGATCGACCGGCGGCGCCGGCAGTATGCGGCATCGGCAGACTTCTGCGTGGATACCAGCCGGACCTCGCCGGAACAGGCAGCCGACCGGATCCTCAACCTTTTAAAAAACGGCTCTACGGCGGCATCCGAACGGGAGGCTGCGTGCCGCTGGTTCCTTACCGGGAAGGTCCCCAATGCCGAGCGGGGCAAAATTGAGGAACTCCTTACCGGCCCTTCACGGGATGTCCGTACCCGGATCCTCGGGATTGCCGGCTGGCCGGCCGCCCACAGCCGGAGCCCCCACCTCTTCAACCGGCTCTTTGCCCGCTACGACCTGGATTACCATTACACGTGGTTCGAGGACTCGTCCATTGAGACCATCCTGCGCGTGGCCCGGGACATCGATGCAAAAGGGCTCTCGGTCACGATCCCCTTTAAGCAGGACGTGATCGTGCACCTCGACAAGATCGACCGTGCCGCAGAACAGATCGGGGCCGTGAACACCGTGGTCTTCTCCTGCGGGATTGCCCGGGGCTTCAACACCGACTGGATCGGGATCGAGAAACCTCTTGCCGGGTACAAGGGGAAACGGGCGGTTCTTCTCGGGGCCGGGGGCGTTGCCGCAGCAGCAGCTTATGCGCTCATCGATCTCGGGATGGAGGTCACCATCCTCAACCGGACCTTCGAGAAAGCGCAGCAGCTCGCGGAACGCTTCGGCTGTACGGCAAAACCCTTGGACGCCTTTGACAAAATCGGGCCGGACCTTGTCGTGAATGCTACGCCGCTTGGCATGCAGCCCGATATGACCAGCCCGCTCCGGGCCGATCAGCTCAAGAAGGAGATGACCGTATTTGATCTTGTGTACACCCCGCCGCTTACCCCGCTCCTCCGGGCAGCGCAGAAGGCCGGCTGCACCACGATCCCCGGTACCGATGTCTTTGTGTACCAGGCAAAAGACCAGTTCCGGCTCTTCTTTGGGATCGATGTGCCCGATGCAGCCATCAGGGAGATCCTTGCATGA
- the aroA gene encoding 3-phosphoshikimate 1-carboxyvinyltransferase, which produces MIVTLPQRRNIELSVTAPPSKSYTHRALVAAALAEGESTIINPLIADDTKLTAAALTKLGVTISGDAKSVTVAGCNGKLSCPPGTVLDLDNSGTSLRLLAGTALLSDNPVTLTGSARMQERPFGPLADTLHGLGGMIVFAKNEGYPPVTIGGRLLGGYATIDGSVSSQYASSVLMVAPYAKGPVDVTITGTPASQSYLDITAGVMTDFGAKIRREGYRHFVVSPKDRYSGRTYVIEGDYSSASYFFALAAICEGKVSVSGLQPLSVQGDRRFLDALEMMGCQVTYAGDRVTVSHEGPLSGITIDMSSAPDTVQTLCMVAAVARSRTVITGISHLKYKESDRVAITADRLRHLGGNVTTDNDRIIIDPAPLHGGVIDPANDHRTAMSFAILGLGIGDVSITGADCTTKSFPEFWNILSPVMA; this is translated from the coding sequence ATGATAGTCACGCTCCCCCAGAGGAGAAATATCGAACTTTCCGTCACCGCCCCGCCGTCCAAGAGTTACACCCACCGTGCCCTGGTAGCGGCGGCGCTTGCAGAGGGGGAGAGCACGATCATAAACCCACTCATTGCGGACGACACGAAGCTCACCGCGGCAGCCCTTACAAAGCTCGGCGTAACGATCAGCGGGGATGCAAAGAGCGTCACGGTTGCCGGCTGCAACGGGAAACTCTCCTGCCCGCCGGGCACGGTCCTTGACCTGGACAACTCGGGCACATCGCTGCGCCTGCTTGCGGGCACCGCCCTCCTTTCCGATAACCCGGTCACGCTCACCGGAAGCGCCCGGATGCAGGAACGGCCGTTCGGGCCCCTTGCCGATACGCTTCACGGTCTCGGGGGAATGATCGTGTTTGCAAAAAACGAAGGCTATCCCCCGGTCACCATCGGGGGCCGGCTCCTGGGAGGCTACGCCACCATCGACGGTTCGGTGAGCAGCCAGTATGCCTCGTCGGTCCTGATGGTTGCTCCCTATGCAAAAGGCCCGGTGGACGTAACCATCACCGGCACGCCGGCATCGCAGTCGTACCTCGATATCACCGCCGGGGTCATGACCGACTTCGGGGCGAAAATACGGCGCGAAGGCTACCGTCATTTCGTGGTGAGCCCCAAAGACCGGTACAGTGGCCGCACGTATGTGATCGAGGGCGATTACTCGTCTGCCTCGTATTTCTTTGCCCTTGCGGCGATCTGCGAAGGGAAGGTCTCGGTCAGCGGGTTACAACCCCTCTCCGTTCAGGGCGACCGGCGCTTCCTCGATGCGCTTGAGATGATGGGCTGCCAGGTCACGTACGCCGGCGACCGGGTAACGGTCTCGCACGAGGGACCGCTCTCGGGCATCACCATCGACATGTCGTCAGCGCCCGACACCGTCCAGACCCTCTGCATGGTCGCCGCCGTTGCGCGATCCCGGACCGTGATCACCGGCATCTCCCACCTGAAATACAAGGAGAGCGACCGGGTGGCGATCACGGCCGACCGGCTCCGACACCTCGGCGGGAACGTGACCACCGACAACGACCGGATCATCATCGATCCTGCGCCGCTCCACGGCGGGGTCATCGACCCGGCAAACGACCACCGGACCGCGATGAGCTTTGCGATTCTCGGCCTTGGTATCGGCGATGTCTCCATCACCGGGGCCGACTGCACCACAAAGTCGTTCCCTGAGTTCTGGAATATCCTCTCCCCGGTGATGGCATGA
- a CDS encoding prephenate dehydratase codes for MYGEEMTLVTLGPEGTFSHELATRLKDTTIVLKPTIHGVFAAVAAGEGDGLVPIENSEAGAVGETMDCLMRFDLSITAEMYLPVHHNLASPVPKEQIRVVYVHPQTHEQCSAYLERLGVPVIHTSSNASSALEAKKTPNAGAVLPLSAAAIYHIPVVDANIENNPENTTRFVRIAKSPGPGCPAGKCSLLIDPDTDRAGLLYELLGVFARKGINLTRIESRPTKRGMGTYVFFLDYAITGKTDEALYELDQITTVKRLGCYPKIEVPA; via the coding sequence ATGTATGGTGAAGAGATGACCCTGGTCACGCTCGGGCCCGAGGGCACGTTCTCCCACGAACTTGCCACCCGGCTCAAAGACACGACGATCGTGCTCAAACCCACCATCCACGGCGTCTTTGCCGCGGTTGCGGCAGGAGAAGGCGACGGTCTTGTCCCGATCGAGAACTCCGAGGCCGGCGCGGTCGGCGAGACCATGGACTGCCTCATGAGGTTTGACCTCTCGATCACCGCGGAGATGTACCTCCCCGTCCACCACAACCTTGCCTCGCCCGTGCCAAAAGAGCAGATCCGGGTGGTCTATGTCCACCCCCAGACCCACGAGCAGTGCAGCGCGTATCTCGAACGGCTCGGTGTTCCCGTGATCCACACGAGCAGCAATGCATCGAGTGCCCTTGAAGCAAAAAAGACCCCGAACGCCGGGGCGGTCCTCCCGCTCTCCGCGGCCGCGATCTACCATATCCCGGTCGTGGACGCTAACATCGAGAACAATCCTGAGAACACGACCCGGTTCGTGCGGATCGCCAAAAGCCCCGGGCCCGGCTGCCCGGCCGGGAAATGCAGCCTCTTAATCGACCCCGACACCGACCGGGCCGGGCTGCTCTACGAGCTTCTCGGCGTCTTTGCCCGGAAGGGGATCAACCTGACCCGGATCGAGTCGAGGCCTACAAAACGGGGGATGGGGACGTACGTCTTCTTCCTCGACTATGCCATTACCGGAAAGACCGACGAGGCCCTGTATGAGCTGGATCAAATCACAACGGTCAAAAGACTTGGCTGCTATCCTAAGATTGAGGTTCCGGCATGA
- a CDS encoding prephenate dehydrogenase/arogenate dehydrogenase family protein produces the protein MKAGIIGGTGKMGRLFCPVFERAGYETLVSGRTTALTAEDLAGTCDIVVVSVPIRETENVIAEIAPVMEKSQLLCDFTSLKVAPVKAMLASKADVIGLHPMFGPSVSSIAGQTIVVCPARAPEETVARLTGIFTREGAVCTRATPEEHDRMMAVVQGLTHFVTICMADAMRRSGCDIRATEPYMSPVYQIELGLVGRLLSQDGALYADILEKNPYVPEVIDACRAAAEDLSAIVKSGDPAAFEAFFKQDNLHLGDYCGRGQELTDRLIECMVKR, from the coding sequence ATGAAGGCAGGAATCATCGGCGGCACGGGAAAGATGGGCCGGCTCTTTTGCCCGGTCTTTGAGCGGGCGGGGTACGAGACGCTCGTCTCGGGACGCACGACCGCGCTCACGGCAGAGGATCTTGCGGGCACCTGCGATATCGTGGTAGTCTCGGTCCCGATCCGGGAGACGGAGAATGTGATCGCGGAGATCGCCCCGGTCATGGAAAAGAGCCAGCTCCTCTGCGACTTCACCTCCCTCAAGGTGGCGCCCGTCAAAGCCATGCTCGCATCAAAGGCAGACGTTATCGGGCTCCACCCGATGTTCGGGCCGAGCGTCTCCTCTATTGCCGGCCAGACGATCGTGGTCTGCCCGGCCCGGGCACCGGAAGAGACCGTAGCGCGGCTCACCGGGATCTTTACCCGCGAGGGCGCGGTCTGCACCCGGGCAACCCCCGAAGAGCACGACAGGATGATGGCCGTCGTGCAGGGGCTCACGCACTTTGTCACGATCTGCATGGCGGACGCCATGCGCAGGAGCGGCTGCGACATCAGGGCCACCGAACCCTACATGAGCCCGGTGTACCAGATCGAACTGGGCCTTGTCGGCCGGCTCCTCTCGCAGGACGGCGCGCTCTATGCCGATATCCTGGAAAAGAACCCGTACGTACCCGAGGTCATCGATGCCTGCCGGGCGGCAGCAGAAGACCTCTCGGCAATCGTAAAATCCGGCGATCCGGCTGCCTTCGAGGCATTCTTCAAACAAGACAACCTGCACCTGGGAGATTACTGCGGCCGGGGCCAGGAGCTTACCGACCGGCTCATCGAATGTATGGTGAAGAGATGA